The following is a genomic window from Paenibacillus thiaminolyticus.
AGCTCACTATATAAAAATGAAGTGGCGAAAATTCTCATGGACTTCTCAACGGCCTGATTTTACGGGATCCAAGAGACCGCGTCGGATCCGGGGGCATTATCGTCTTCAGGAAGCATCATTGCCTTCTGGAGGCATCGTTGCCTCCTGGGGCTTGAACGTGTGGAGGGAATTGCTGCTATTTTACAGGAATTTCGGCTCAATGACCCACATCCCGAGGAATTGCTGCAAATCTACATCATTTTAGGCCCTTTTGCTTCAAGTCGAAGCGAAACGGGTCAAATTCCTGCAGTTTTGCAGGATTCCCTTTCTGGTCAAGTCGTCCATATCGAATTGCTGTATTTGCGCAGGATTTCGCTTGCTGTACAGGTGTAGAAATCGTGCAGTTTTGCAGATTTCTCTTACCGAATAGGCGTGTCTGGAGAAATCGTGCAGTTTTGCGGATTTCGCCTAGCAGATAGACGTGTCTAGGGAAATGGTGCAGTTTTCAGGCCGTTGGAAACCTCCTGTTTTTTACGAAGGGGTGGAGATTGTCCATTTTCCTACTCAAAACTTGGAGCCATAGCGTTTTAAATCGATTTTTTCTACGGAGAGACGAGATCCACCACATAAAAAATAAAGTGCTGAAAATTCCCCCGCACTTTCTCAACAGCCTGATGTTTGCAGGATTTTTTTATTGGAGAGGTGGGACCGGCAACAAAACTGCAATTTTGCAGGTTTTAGGGGAGTTCGCTCAAGGTTAAGAAGGAATTTTTTTTGACTATAAATTTGACTTTAATCAAGAATGTTTACCGTATACAAAAGTTTTTCGATACGATACAATGAGGTGGAGTGGAAACCGGGTCTGACGGCAAATGGTGTCGTTGGAGATGTATCAAATTGAATCGGAGGGAGGATGAGAGATGACGATTGCGCAGGAAGCCCGTCTTCTGAAGCAGCCCGTGCGCAGAGACATCCTGACAATGCTGAAGCAGCAGGGGCCCATTGGCATTCAACCGCTGGCGGCTCAACTGAAGCTGACGTGCATCGCGGTGCGCAGGCATTTGTACGATCTGCAGAAAGGCGGGTATGTCCGCATTCAATTGACCCGCCCCAGCATCGGCAGGCCAGCCTATCTATATAGCTTGTCGGAGAAGGCAAGCGCGTTGTTCGTGAACAAATATGACGCGCTTGCGCTGGACTTGATTGAAGAGATGCAGGCCATGGCAGGCGATACGTTCGTGGAGCGGTTATTCGAGCGGCGGAAGCGGAAGCTGATGCATCGATATACGAGCTTGCTGAAGGGACAGAAGCTGGAGCAGCGGGTACAGGCGCTGGCTGATATTCAGGACCAGGAAGGCTATATGGCCAGGTGGGGACACAACTCTTGTGAATCGTTCTGGCTGGAAGAGGCCCATTGTCCGATTGCGCAGGTGGCTGCCAAGCATTCCCCGGCTTGCCAGTGCGAGCTGGCTTTGTTCGCAGAGCTGCTGCAAGCCGATGTGGAGCGGACGGAATGTATGGCCGAAGGCGGGCGCAAATGCATGTTCCGCATTACCGGGAAACCAACAGTCCCTGCCAGCCAGGAAGGCAAGGATGAAGAAGAGAGAATTCAGACGGGGGCGTCCGGTTCGAGGTGAAGAAGGATATGCAGAGCGGCAGAGAAGATGATTACATGGAAGGAGCCCAGTTCGCCAATCTGGGCGATACGAATGGCATCAAGGTGACTGAACCTTATATTGTCGAGTTCGTCCGGGCTCTGATGAACTTGAATAGGGGTTGGCAGAACAAAGTGAAGGCCGGCACCACCAAGCTGCAAATGGCCGTCCAGATCGGATCGAGCCTGAACGAAGAGCAGCAGGAACGGTTGATGGAGTTCTTGCAGGAGGTGCCGGTGCCGGAGAAGGATATGGGCAAGGTACTGCACGCGTTCGCATTGGATATGCCGGAATGGGCGGTCCGGCAACTGCTCCGAATCTACAGGCTGGCGGACCGCATGAAGGCGACCCTGATCATGTATAACGATCTGATGGAGCAATTGGAGCAGATGATGAGGGAATTCGAATTCGAGTTCTGGGAAGGCGGTCTCCCGCGCGAGGAGGAGCGGCTGGAGGCGATGCTGGAGCATATGCGCCATACGCTGTCCGAGCTGGCCGATCAGGCTCCACGCCGGGAGAAGTCGTATAACCGTTCTTATGGCGACAGCTCCTCGAACTCATGGGAGCATCGCCAGGCGGGGGCCATGTCTTATCATGTGCTTATCGGGGCTCCTGAAGAAGCGGATGACAAGCAGGTGCGGAAGCAGTCGAAAAAGCTGCTGAAGCTGCTCCATCCCGATCATGGAGGCAGCGCCTATCTGTTCGATTGGGTGAAGAAAGCATATGATGCTTATAGCGCCAATAGCGGGCCGGACAAAAAAGGGGAGCGGAGTGCGGAGAGGCGGCAATGAGGCTGTCTCTCCATTTTTTCATGCAGGGCGAGAACCGGGAATCCGTTTGAATATTTTTACATAATCTACTACAATATTTGGCAAGACGAAGGGAAGGCAGCAGGTTCTATCCTTGGAATAAATAAGGTGTCTATCGAAGCGATATGTAAAGGCGACGTATCGTGGTG
Proteins encoded in this region:
- a CDS encoding helix-turn-helix transcriptional regulator, with amino-acid sequence MTIAQEARLLKQPVRRDILTMLKQQGPIGIQPLAAQLKLTCIAVRRHLYDLQKGGYVRIQLTRPSIGRPAYLYSLSEKASALFVNKYDALALDLIEEMQAMAGDTFVERLFERRKRKLMHRYTSLLKGQKLEQRVQALADIQDQEGYMARWGHNSCESFWLEEAHCPIAQVAAKHSPACQCELALFAELLQADVERTECMAEGGRKCMFRITGKPTVPASQEGKDEEERIQTGASGSR
- a CDS encoding molecular chaperone DnaJ produces the protein MQSGREDDYMEGAQFANLGDTNGIKVTEPYIVEFVRALMNLNRGWQNKVKAGTTKLQMAVQIGSSLNEEQQERLMEFLQEVPVPEKDMGKVLHAFALDMPEWAVRQLLRIYRLADRMKATLIMYNDLMEQLEQMMREFEFEFWEGGLPREEERLEAMLEHMRHTLSELADQAPRREKSYNRSYGDSSSNSWEHRQAGAMSYHVLIGAPEEADDKQVRKQSKKLLKLLHPDHGGSAYLFDWVKKAYDAYSANSGPDKKGERSAERRQ